The Eulemur rufifrons isolate Redbay chromosome 21, OSU_ERuf_1, whole genome shotgun sequence genomic interval TAGTGGAGAGCAGGTTAGATTGCCAGGAGGGGAAGGCAGGCTCTTTCAGCACCTCGATGCTGGCACAAATCATGAAATCAAGTCTTCAGGGCCTTAGGACTGTTTGCTTTGTTCATATTTCCTCCTGAGAcagaattcttttaaataaataaataaataaataaatgtgtcctAAGAGAAACCTGGTATCTCCCGAAACTGACGTTTTTCATGTCTGCCTCCTTAGTTTGTCTTTTGCTTTCTACCATCACGGCAGTTCCTAACCCACTGTACATGGCCCCAGTTAGAGTACAAACTAGTGAGTGCTCTCAGTGAGTAATTTTTTCCTCAGTTTACTAGAAAAGGCATATAGCATGAAATTGAAACTCTTAGAGAACAGACAAACTTGGATTTCAATCTCAGTCTTGCTACTTACTAGTTAGGCGAACTTCAGCAAgttattttatctaatttcagGCCCTTTCTGTATAAATGAGGATAACAGAAGCTATGATACTTTATGCATGTGAAGCTCATAGTGCAGTGTCTGaccctggcacataataaataaagGCCAGCCACTGTCATTAGGAGATGGGAGGAAGGCACCatggaggaaaataaatcatCCTATCTACCTAACCTTTGTAACTAGACTTTGCAATTATCTTCCCCAGAGCCTCACTTCCTTTTGTGCacctgtttatctttttaaaaagattacaaaaGCAAGTCTTGCTTGATGTAATAAAAacctttctaaagaaaataaaaagtatctttctctctccttccccttaggaaaattaataatttttactgaacatctactatACAACAAGTATTGCAGGAAGCATCGTTTACACAACGTACTTGTGCACTTCCTTCCCACAACCCCATGGTATATGATACGGGCactattatttcctttgaaaGATGAGGCACCTGAAGCTTGGAGACCTTGAGtaaactgcccaaggtcacctaagGTGACTAGGCTAGTAATCAAAGCCAGTCTGTCCAGTTCTGGCCCCTTCATGCTGTAGAAACCGGCGGGGTAACTGAGCACTGATGGAAGAAGGGCAAAACTCAAGAAACTTCCCAAAAGTGACCCAGGCTGGGTCCTGAAAGATGAACACGAGTTCACCAGGCAGAAAAAGGCAAGGCATGAAGGCGGAGCAAACAACCAATGCAAAAGCATCGAGGTTAGACCAGCAAATcgctttactattttttttctccttctcgcTCTTCAAGGTAGGGAAAATTTAAGTGTGGACTTGGGGCACCTCAGAGGCCTTTGGCTCACCCAACATCCACTTGCCTCTCTGCTTAGCCACCCCTCCTCACGGCCCCCGCTTTGCTTCCCTGCACCCCACTTTCCCGGCCCCCTCGTCCCTCCCCGGGAGAAAAGCAACTGAGAGGTTGCCAACCTTTGGAAACAGGCGGGGCTAGGGGATGAGTGACCCAGACAGGGAAAAGCACAGCGGGAGAGGTGGCCTCAATGTCACGCCCGCGTGAGAATGCCTGTGCCTTCTTTTCACAGTCGAACGCCCACTCCGTCCATCCTGCGGGATTCTGGCTCAGGAAAAGAGCGCTGCCAGGGCCCCAGGAAGCGGAGCCGCCACCGCCAAACCACGCGCACGCCACCAGCAGCTAGTGTTGCCAGCAACTGCACCTGCGCACGCTCGGGCCCCGGTGCGTGCTGGGAGGGGCGGAGCCCGAGCCTGGGGGTGTGGAAGTAGGAACGGGCTGGGCCGTTATTCACCAATAGAAAACAGAGACAGAGCGCCGCGTGTCCATAAATTACCCAATCACACATCTTCTGGTCGTGGCGCGGGATGCCAGGATTACTGGGTGGGGCGGGCAGGGTCACGTGACGTGAAAAGGTAAATACGGCCACgtggcttttttcccctcagcttGGGGGAACCATTAGGTCACATTGTACCATCGTTGAAGCAATTATTTAATCCCAATGTGTAATGTGCTGGATTCTGTTAAGATACTGTGGCTGCCATTGCTTTTTCCCCCAAGTGTATTGGAGAGGAGCACAAGTTTTGACACAATCTAAAATCTCTCAGTCtcctttaattatttattcattcaactcaTCCTAGCTACCGTTGCTTGTGTTTCCCGTATCCCACTTCTCATAATGGGCACCCAACAAATGCTCATTTAAAGattgttaaagaaatttattctctctctcccaagCCCTGGGATGGAGAAAAAGATAGATTTTTACATAAGAggatatattttttgtttctgtttttgttttgagacagggtctcgctctgtcgccctggctggagtgcagtggcctcatcatagctaactgcaacctccaactactgggctcaagcgatcctcctgcgtcagcctcctgagtagctgggactacagtcgtgctaccatgcctggctgatttttccattttttgtggagatggggtcttgctcttgctcaggctagcctcaaactcctggcctcaagcaatcctcccgcgtaggcctcacagagtgctaggaatacaagCGTGATCCCCCAGGCGCCTGGTCAGAGGATATTTTTTGAGCCCACCTGTAACCTTTAGTACCCCGTGACCTTGTTCTCACTCTTGTTTGTTTTgtcatctaaaaagaaaaatgggagtAAGCACCAATCTCCTATAAGCTCATCTTTCTTCCATCCATAAAGGGGCTTGCAGTTTCTTTCCATTGAAGAAAGATGGTATTATGGCCTTTCCAGTTTGTTGAAGGCTGAAGCCACGTCTAACTTAATTTTACATCTCTTGGCTGTCTTACGTAGCATAGTCTGCAAAGAATGCAATCTATGCTTGTTGAATTTGGGAATAGTTCCAATGTTGCCTGCCAAAGAATCAAAAAGACCCTGAGCACTGATGACCAGGACTTCATTTAGCATTCTGCCATCATTTGAGTGTCCTCTATGTGCCAAGTACAGTACTAGGCAGTTGGAGATACAAAAGTGACTGAGACACCTCACTCTGCCTTCGACAAGTTTCACGATCTGATGGCATTTCTCTGAATTATGCAGATCTGCACTCCAAGCTCATCTGTGCCACTCAGGAAGTGAGCgaccttaggcaaatcacttGCCTCTTTAagctagttttctcatctgtaaaatgtggacaCAATAGTACCTACCGCTATAGACTTTGAGGAAGACGATTGTGCGAAATGAATGGCATCATCGGGAGTATAGAGCATAACATATATATAAGGATGCCAGtttgaatagaaaaagaaaagtctcagAGCAGACTGAATTGCAGACAGCTAATAACACTAAGTGATTGTCTTGACGCCAGCCCCAAATACAGTATCCTCAGCACTTTGTACAGTGCCTGGCCCCCagaataagtgttcaataaacaaTCGTTGAcaatatctgggtgatgggcacacttataactttgactcaagcagtacaaaagcaatccttgtaaccaaaacatttgtacccccgtaacattctgaaattaaaaaaaaatttaaaaaaatcattgagtggatgaataaaatgaaggagaaattaggCCGAAAGGTAAGTGCACGTACACTGTCTTCTTCAAAGGGAAGTCCCTTTGCTGTCCACCACACACCCAGAAGTGGCAGCTGCTCTGTTGGCCTCCAGTGGTCTGACACTGTTCAGTGGTGGCTTCTCATAATCAACAGTCTTGTCTTTTCTAATTCAGTTTCTTTCTCCACTGCTTCCCTCTTGCTCTGGTGAATTTTAATGCCAGTGCAGTCATAGAGAAATTTGGCTGGGTGACTTAGTGGTTAGGAGATCAGGCATTGCCATCAGACAGACCTGGTCAAATCCTCACTGCCGtttgtgtgatctcaggcaaatgactcaacttctctgaggttttatgtttatttattgtttttaactgTACACAGATGGGATTCTCTGAAGTTTTAGTTCCTCATCCATAAATGAGGGGCAATACTACCAATCTCACAGAGCACgtttgaacatttatttatttttatctttttttttttttttgagacagagtcttgctctgtctcaggatggagtgcagtggcacagtcgtaactcactgcagccttgaactcctgggctcgggtGCTCCTCCTacttcagtctcccaagcagctgggactactggtcatgccaccatgcctggctaatttaatgAGATGAGATGTGAAGAGCTTTCCTCCTTGGGTAGCACGAAGTCAGTGCTCAGGAAGTGAAAGCAGTTATTTATTATCATATTTGATGACTACAGTGTAAAAGTCAGCTCATAAAGTGTAATGAAGTCTTTGAAGGGTTTAGAGAAGGAAATAGTTGTAGGAAAAATGGTTTAACACAATTGGAAATGGAGGCAGAGGCACGAGAGGGGGCAAAGATCTGGCTCAAACTAAACAAGAGCGCCCACTTCAGGCAGAGCAGGGTGGTGGCTCAGCATGTGTGTTCTCTTGGCAGAGTCCCCCGGGGTTCAAACACCTTCTATGCTGCTTACTAGATGATAGCATGGGGCAAGTGACCGCTTTTGTTGAGCCTCAGCTTAGAAAACTAAGATTTGCTAATAGTGCCAATACATCACAGGGGACACTCAATCCTGGTACACAGTAAATAATCAGTAGATGGTGGGTGTTGATCATTATTCAGGTTTCGAGGTGCTTGCTTCCTGGAGATATTCTTCTAATTCAGCTTCTACTTCCAAGGCTGGAAGGAATGATGTTCACAAAGGACTAGGCAGATACTTCGTTATGTAAAGCagacagagaataaaacagtCTCCAAACGTGAGGTCTTTCAACAAGGTGCTTTATTGGAGGGCAGCGTGTAAGGCGAAGGCAAGGAGGCCGGTGAGGGATGATGGTTGCAAGGGTGGGTCTCAGCCCTGACAATACTTATCGGTGTCCAGGTTCTTGTTCTCCTTGTTGTAGGGAGCCTTTGAAAAGCAGATGGCAGCACTGCGGTCGCAGTTGCAGATGAAGGCCGGGCACTCTGTGTTTGTGCCTGGAGCGGGATGAAAGAAGAGGACTGAGCCAAAGCGGACCCTGCTTTGTACAATCCAGGGACAGGAAGAATTAATCGGAATAAACTGGTGGCCATTTCATTGGTGCACATTTAGGGTTGACAGATTAAGTGAATGAAATACATCAGGATGTCTAATTAAATTGGCTTTCAGATAAACCATGAATGCAATATTTAGGACATTACCAAAAAAGGATTTGTTGTTTAGCTGAaggtcaaatttatttatttatttatttatagacagagtcttgctctgtcgcccggcctaaagtgccatggtgtcagcctagctcacagcaacctcaaactcctgggctcaagcaatcctcctgcctcagcctcccgagtagctgggactacaggcatgtgccaccatgcccggctaatttttttatatatatatttttttagttgtccagctaatttctttctatttttttagtagaaatggggtgtcgctctttctcagactggtctcgaactcctcagctcaaatgatccgcccgcctcggcctcccagagtgctaggattacaggcgtgagccaccacgcccagccgtcTGCATTTGAACTTAATTATCTGTAATGTATATATTTCTGCTTACCTTCAGTAATCTTATTAAAGTTTTGTTTCTCTCTgacactttcttttaaaaatcacaaatgttttcctttctcagtaAATTTCCAGTAAAGTACAAATTATAGGACAAACTAGGAtggacttaaaattaaaataagtatgaAGTGCAAATGAACTGCCTTTCTGGAGGGAGGGACGTGTTTCACCATGTGCATGGTTAAGAACAGAGCCTTTAAAATCAGATGAAACTGGATTCAAATATCAACTGTCCATTTATAAACTATACGCTTTTGGGCAGATGATTGtctttgagcctcagcttccttacccgtaaaataggaataataaaatcTGTCTTGTATACATGCTTAGCCCAGTAGCTGGCATGCAGTAAGAGCCTAATAAATGATTACTCTTGGGTTTTTTTTACTAAATAAGGAAGGAGTATGACAGGACAGTTAGAGAAGAGGCCTTATAGAAACTCCAAAGCCTTATATAACTGTGTTCAAAAACCAAACACCACCTCTTACgacctgtgtgaccttaggcaaatggCTCAGCcttctgagcctcggttttctcatctgtaaaatggggacaataatagtaccGATCCCATAGctttactgtgaggattaaagaagaCACTGCCTAGCACCAATAAAATCATCAATAAGTGGTGGCTATCAGTACTATTATTTCCTCACTGCCTACTGAGGGCCTCCTAGAATCCATAGATCAAGAAGGAGGTAAACCTACTGCTACAGGTGATCTCAGAGCCGGAGCACGTGTAGGAGTAGCTCTTCGTGTAGGGGTTATCCAGGAGGAATTTACAGCTGTCCAGCTTCTCGGCCTGGCTGTAGCAGTTGTCGTGTGTCTGGCAGCACCTGGAAAGGGGAAGGGAGCACTGAGGCAGGAGCAAGGGTGCAGCGACAGGTATCACCTGCTGTTTCTCAGGAACAGGTGGGGATGACTTAGCCGAGATGGTCTGGGAGAAATGGTCTTTTAagtatggtttaaaaaaaaacgtAAGTCCTTTTATCATATGTGTACTGAAAGCGATTATCACATGGATGTGTGAATACAGTAAAATCCTGTGTTCTGAAGATGCTGTGACACTTTTAACCACCGCTAGGTTACACTTGGATTGTCCCTGTGAGGTTGTGTGTTGCCACATTCTGCCACTAGAGGACAGCATCACCCACTGTTTTACATCTCAGACATTCTGCTTCCAGGGTCCTCTTGGAACATATTTCTGTATATGACAAGAGGTTGAAAATATGTTATCCTTAGCAGAGATGTAAGTCCCCTTTCTGTGCCTCAAAGAGATCCTTGGCCtgtgccctgcccccgccccagcaGACACTCCAGTCTCCCTCCGGCTGGATCACTCACGTGTCCAATTCATCCACAGGGGTGCCCGAGCCACCCAAGCCACAGTAGCAGCCGTAGTTGTTGTAATCCAACAAGGGGTTACTTCCAGGGATCGCGCACTTGATCATGTTGCGGAACTGCCACAAGGCTCGCGAGCTGATGCTGCTGTTGGCAGCTCCCACTGCAAGAAGACACACCCAGGGTTCAGATCTGCCCAGGTTGGCTCTGCCAACGCCCCAGGGATCCACTATCTGTCTGCTCCCTGACCCCTGATAGCTGCCTCCTTAGAGGAGCTTTGCACCCAGGAACCTGGTAAAGTgagtaggaatttttttttgcaatgaaaccttttttgttgttgttggagacaaggtcttgctctgttgcccaggctggagtgcagcggtgggcgtgatcacaactcactgcagccttaaactcctgggctcaagtgatcctcccgcctcagccacccaagtagctaggactacacggtgtgccaccacgcctggctaataatttttaaattttttgtagagatggggtcttgctatgttgcctagtctggtcttgaactcgagGCCCTCCTGTGTTCGGATTCCAGTCAGGAGCC includes:
- the PLA2G1B gene encoding phospholipase A2 produces the protein MKLLVLAALLAVGAANSSISSRALWQFRNMIKCAIPGSNPLLDYNNYGCYCGLGGSGTPVDELDTCCQTHDNCYSQAEKLDSCKFLLDNPYTKSYSYTCSGSEITCSSTNTECPAFICNCDRSAAICFSKAPYNKENKNLDTDKYCQG